Sequence from the Leptospira montravelensis genome:
CTCTAGTCTGCTCATACATGCTAGAGCTTCTATATACCAAAAAGTACAAACTAAAAATGTTGTTTCTGGTTTGCCAAAGTCATCTTGGTGAAGGTATCTGTACATAAAACCGTTTTCAGTTTTTAAGGTTTTTTCAATGGCTGCGATATGAGATTTTGCCTTTTCTGATTTTGGATCTAAATATCCGAGGGTTATGAGTTGTAATAAACTGGCATCTAAATCTTTTCTCCCTTGGGCTTGCGTGTAACAACCGAGTTCTTTGTCGTAACATTTTTCTATATTTGTCGCAGCCTGTTCCAATAGGATTTCAGATTTTTCAATTAGATCAGGTCTCCCTGATTTTAAAGAGATTTCTTTAGCGGCTTTTGCTCCAATCCAATGAAATAAATACGTATAACAATGTTTTTGCGAAAAATTTCGAAATTCCCAAAGTCCTGCGTCAGGTTCCTCCATTGTTAATTCAATTTGCTCTAAAATATTTTTTACTAATCCTAAATTATGAAATCTATTTTTTTCTGGAATACGCTCGTCTATGTATAAAGGTAAGAGTGACAATAAAATTTGACCATAGGCATCATTTTGTTTATGTGTATAAGCCGAATTTCCAATTCTTACTGGTTTATTTCCCAAATAACCTTCCAATTCTAAAATTTGTTCTTCTAATAGGTTTTCTCCAAAAATACTGTATAGTGGTTGGTATCTTCCTTCCGCTGTAGGTGTTAAATTGCTAATGTATTGAGAATACATTTCTAATTCTTCAAACTGACCTAAGTTAGTGAGAGCTAATAATGTATAAAATCCATCACGTAACCAACAAAAACGGTAATCCCAATTTCGGCCAGCAAAGGGTGCTTCCGGTAAACTGGTAGTGGAGGAGGCAATGATCGCTCCCGTTTCTTGGAATTGATGAAGTTTTAAACAAAGAGCTGAACGAATTTGTTGTTTTTGTGCAAAAATAGGAATGGAACAATGTTTTACCCAATTTTGCCAGTAGTATTTTGTTTTATTGAATTCTGATTCAATAAAATCACCTAACAAAATATCTGTGGGAATTGATTCAAATAATGCTAAGTAGATGTTTTGGTTTAATAAAAAATAGTTTTCTTTTAAAATTTGATTGAGAGATACATTGGATGTGAGATGTACTTGAAAATCATTTGTTTGGTATAAGATTCCCTCCGAATTAACTCTTGGTTTTAAATTTTCTTTCCCATAGCTGTATGTTAAGTTTAATTGGAATTTTACTTTTACATCGCCCGTAAGCGGAATGATTTTTCTGTATAAATTTCTTTTGCTGTGAAGGATGCCATTTTGATAATATCTAGGCGCAAAGTCGAGGACGGCAAACGATCCAGTTTCTGTGACAATTTCGGTTCTTAAAATATTCGTATTTTCCAAATAAACTTGTGAGGTAGAAATGATATTCGAATCAGGAAGTATCGAAAAATATCCGCAATTTTTGTCCAATAAGGAACCAAATATGGGAGAACTATCAAAGTTCGGCCAGCAGAGCCAAACTATTTCCGCTTTTGTGTTAATATGAGCGATATAACTTCCGTTACCGATAATTCCAGAATTGTATTTATGATTTTTCATTCGTATTCCTTGTTAAGTGAGAAATTAAATTGTGAATCCAGATCTGAACTTCTGATGGTTGATTGAATCTGTATTTGGCAATGGTTTCTGATTTTCCAATTTTCACCGAAATTGCTGAGTCGGGTAACTCGCGGAACATATCTTCATCGGTTGTGTCATCACCAAAAACAAAAACGTTTAACTCTGCATTTGGTAAGATTTGTTTTGCGGCTTTTCCTTTGCCAGTTCCGTATTCACGGACCTCAATGATTTTGTTACCTCTTTGGACAAAGAAACCCGTATTGGAAGATATTTGAGATAACTCATCTAACATTTCTCTTGCTGCATTTAAACCTATATCGGGATCTGCATTTCGGAAATGCCATACAAGAGAGAATTCCTTTTCTTCAGTGAAGGATCCAGGAACTCTTTTTGTAAATTCATCTAAATGGCTTTTGATTTGTTCTTTCCAATCTAAATTGGAAGTAAAAAGAGAATTCCACTTTTCTCCATAAGGTGCCCTATGCCATGCTCCATGTTCTGCTACTAGGTGAATTGGCAGGCTTTGGAAATGTGTTTCTAAAAATTTTCTATCTCTTCCGCTGATGATGGCAAGCGAGATGGTCGGTATTTTTAGTAAAGTTTCGAGAGATTCCAATAATTCTTTTTTAGGAACGGCTAAGTGTGGTAGGGATTCGAAAGGAACAAGGGTCCCATCGTAATCAAATATAATAAAAATTGGATGATTGTTGATTGGTAGAAGAAGGTGCGAAGATGGTGAAATTGATTTTGTCTGGAAGGTTAAATTTTTCTTTGCGTGTTCTTCGGTATCAGTAAAAATCTTTTTCGCCCATTCCATTACTGAATTTTCAGATAAACGATTGATCATAATTTGGTTTCGTAGGTGGATTTCTTTTTCTTCCATTTCAATGGCTTCTCGAATTGCATTTGCCATTCCGTTAAGGTCATTGGGATTTACTAAGATTGCTTCTGGAAGTTCAGCGGAAGCCCCGGCCATCTCACTTAGAACCAACATACCACCGTTTTGCGAAACCAAAAATTCTTTGGCGACTAGATTCATTCCATCGCGGAAAGGAGTAACTAACATAACATGTGTGTTTTTGTATAAAGGGACTAATTCTTCGAAAGGGAAACCTTTGTATTGGTATAAAATGGGAGTCCAATCTAATGTGCCAAAGGATCCATTGATGGCTCCTACCTTTTCGTCGATGGCTTTTTTCATCGATTGGTATGAGGAAACGTCCGTTCTCGAAGGTACTAAAACTAGAACAAATTTACATTTTTTTAGCCAGTTAGGATTCTTTTTTAAAAAAAGTTCAAATGCGTTTAATCTTTGTAATACTCCTTTTGTATAATCGAGTCGATCGACTGATAGGATTTGTTTCAGATTTTTATGGTTTTTGTTGATTTCATTTGCGATGGTATCACATTCTTTTGAATTTGAATATTTGATAAAGTTTTCAACGTTGATGCCCATTGGGTAGGCACCAGTTTTTGTTAGGTGATTTTTGTAATAAATGATTCCACGTTCATTTTCTATTCCCAAACATCTTAATAAAGATCTAAGAAAATATTGGGTATAACTTTGGGTATGAAATCCGATGAGATCGGCACCTAAAACTCCAGTAAGAATTTTTGTCCGAAACCGTTCTGGCAACAATCGAAAAATTTCAAATGTTGGGAAGGGGATGTGTAGGAAAAAAGAAAGTGTTATGTTTGGGAATAAATTTCTTAATATTCCTGGAAGTAAAAATAAATGATAATCATGAACCCATACCCAGTCCCCAGGTTCGTAAATAGCTTCTACAGTTTTTGCAAATTCAATGTTTGCTTCTTCGTATGAATCGAAGGTAGTGTCTGAATATTCGCAATGAGCTGTAAAATAATGAAATAGGGGCCAAAGAGTTTTGTTACAAAATCCATTGTAAAAAGAGTCAGCTAATTTTTGTTTTAAGAAAACAGGAATGGTCCCATGTTCTTCCCTCATTTTTTTAGCGTATGACTTTTGTTCTTTTTCGGGAATGGACTTTCCTGGCCAGCCCACCCAAACCACTTCATTCCCTAATGATTTCCAGTGTGAAAGAAAGCTGGAAAGTCCGGTTGCAAGACCACCCACATTGGGAGTACCATCCCACTGGACTGGCAACCTGTTTGATACAAGGATCAGTCTCATGCTACTATGAAAACATATAGAAAGATCATTGCAAGGGATTTATATGAAAAAGTTACAACAGTTGGTATGTTATTATATATTAATGTTGTATTGTTGAATCGAGTTGTATAAACTATTTAGACTGTTTTGTAGTTCAAATGTTCATTTTTTTAATCTCCAATCATCCATATATAAAAAATTACCCAAATGATTTGCATAGTGTTCTTTTACGTTCATTCGTTTAGTTCCTTTAAAATCTCAAGGGCCCATAATTTTTTTGTATAAAAAATCATTCTGTCGAAATTATCTTTTTCTTTGTGGATTGTGTCTTTTGACTCTTTTATTTTCATAAGATTGGATAAATCTTCTTTGAACTTTTTGTGACAAAGTTGTTTATTTTCATCACCTGTTTTTTCTAAACAATCGTTTTTATTTTTACAAATTGAATCCAAACCAAATTGATCAATGGGACAATTACTGTAAATGGATAGGTCTGGATTTTTTCGACAGTAACATCCGAAATAAATTTGATTGGAGGTGTTTTGTATTTTAGATGAAAGAGAAGGGGAAAAATTGGAAGTGTTAGGATTCTCTTTTAGACTCTTTTGGTTTCTATTTCGAATTTCGACCAAGTAATTGGAATCTGTCACACATTCATAAGGAAATTCTAAACAGTAATCGATCAGTTTTTCGTTAGTCAAATTAACAATTTCTGATTTGGGTTTTGGATCCCAAATTTTAGGAAGTTGAAAAGTTTCTCTGCGATTTTTTGCTTTGGTCAAACTTTCTATTTCTCTTTGTTTATCTTTTTTTTGTGAAAGAGTGTCTGAATCCATCAAAAGGTATTCTCTAACTACCATCATTGGAAGGTCTGGTATCTTTTTTGTTTTCTCTATTTGGATTTTGGTATTTAACTTTTGTTTTGATGTTTCATCAAGATAGAGAAGATATCCTGTGATGTGGTATTGGTTACAATCATACTTGCTAAAAAATGGTATAAATAAAAACATCCAGATGTAGTCAGGTGAATGGTAAATTCTTAAATCTTCAATTGCATCAAATGGTTCTCTCGATAAGTTGGAAATTCTAAATTCTCCATCTTCCCAAATTTGGATCAGTGAGTAATGATTAAGCTGGTCGTTTGGGAAAAGGAGTCCAGGGGAACAAGTAGTTCCAATGAATGGTAGGCGTTTGTTTGTATGGTAATCTTTTTTCTCAAAAGTGATTTGCCTATAGGATCTGTGGTTTGTACAGCCGACAGAAAAACAAATAAACAGGATTAATAATATTCGATGCATATAAATCCAGAAGATTCGTAAACTGATACAATTGTATTCTCATCAATTAAATCAAAAATTTTAACTAAATCTGTATCTGTTGTTTCGCAGATTCTTTTTTTCTTTAGTTTGGGATCTAAATTTTTTGTTTGTTCTGGAACAACTGTACCTAGTTTGACAATGTTCCCTCTGAAATTGGCAATCGTTTCAAAGTTTCCTGTTTTTTCATCATAGTAGACTCGGTTTCGGTGACCTGCAGAACTTATATTCCCGAATCCATGAAAACTAGGGCCGAATATGCAGTTATGAAAGCATAACAGAAATAAGATGGTATTCCATTTCATTTTATATCTGAATCTATGTTTACTTTCTGACTGAATCAATCCTTTTTTATTGTATTGATTCAGTTCCATTAAAAAATAACAATTGTTTTGTTCTGCTATTACAGAGTTTGATTTTTGTTTTGTATATCAGCACTTAATCTAAGTTTTTTCTCTAAGGTAAGGAATGAAATTATACAAGTAAAAACCTAATACAATGATAAATGCCCATATATCAGAGATCAAAGCAGTGGCTTCCTTAAAATTTACATGATCCAGTCCACGAATGATATGGAGGATTCCGGCGGCTCCTAAATAAAGTCCTCCCATTGTTGCTGCGATTCGCAAGGAAGGAAAAACTAACGACAGAACGGCGAGCCCTCCCATCAGTAAATTTGCAAATCCAAGCTCTCTGATAATGATATGAGCCGATTCAGGTAATTGTAAAATTCCGGCTGTAAACGTTGGATTTGATACTTGGCTGATTCCTGCACTGAAAAGTCTGATTCCAATGGCCCAGAAAATTAGCCATTTCCAGGTGATATCGAAAGTTTTTGATACTCCAGAACGAAAATAAATTTCTCCTAGAACACAACAAAGTGGTGCGAGGAACATAACCACTGCTATATAAATTACGTATCCCATAAATCTCCTACTGTGGTGACAGATTTTGCAAACTAAGTTAGATTTTATATTGCCTTGGTTAGGTGTAAAATAGAAAATGATGTTAGCAATTAATGATCTTTGATGAAGAGAGCTATGAATCTGTTTTTACCATTTTTTTACTTCAATCATATTGAAATGTAGGGCTTTTGAAATGTATGATCAAATTAAATTCTGCTCAATGTAGTTTTATTCAGTTCGCCTTCACATTCTTTACTTATGGAAACGCCATTTGGTGGGAAAGTAAGAGCGCGACAATTCAATGCATTATGAAGTAGCAGATATGGGTCAAAAAATCAAATTTATTATTTATGTTTTTTGTGTTATCGTTTTTGTTTTTTGCGAAAAAAAGACAGTAGAAGGCGACACTATATTTTTTTCAGATAAGACATCTACTTTAGATCCAAGTTATATCAAAGATAAAAATGAATATTTGAAAAATTTAAAACAAAACTTAAATATTGACATAAGAGTTTTGGTGGTTCATTCCACAGTTCCTCATACCATCGAAGATTTTTCAGTGGCGGCCTTTGACCAATATAAGATTGGTGGGGATTTGAATAATGGGATTTTAGTTTTACTGGCAACGGAGGATCGGAAACTTCGAATCACCACTGGAACAGGAATTGAGTTGGTTGTTCCCGACGATATAGCTGCGCACATTATCAAAGAAATGGTAGTTTATTTGCGTCAGGCTGAACTTGAAAATGCAATCAATATTGCCATCGAAAGACTGTTTGATAAAGCAAATTCTGTTTCTTGGACTATCGAAAGAAATAATATCGAAAGAATTTCATCTAATGATTTAAACAAAGTATTCGAATTCCAAGGTGAATATATTTCAAAAAAAAAAAAACCTTAGAACCTTTTTCTATCAACTTTAGGACAGATTTTTTTGCAAAAGTGAAAGTGAAAAACAGAAACGTTTTGGTTTTTGAAAATCAGTATCTAAAGAATATGAGAAAATTAGAAAAGAGTAAAAGGGCCACAATGTTGGTAAGGTTAGTCAGTTTGGATCCTGAAACATATCAATTGTTAAATATTAAATAGAAAGGTTTGATTTTCTTTACGATCATCTTTGTAAATCGAGCAATACAGACCCAGCTTTTAGGAAATTCAAATTTGAGTAAATCCAAAGGATTCGAATGAATTCATCTCCTTGCGCCAGGGACCAGTAGGGCTTGGTCTGTAGGGCCGAAAGGCCCGGAAGACGGGAGCGTAAGCGGACCCCGGATGAGGCCCGGTCCATTTTTGGATGGATTCCTTTCCTTTCGTTAAGACCGGAGGCGCCCCCATAAAAAAGGAATTTTCCTAAGTATGTTGGTCATTCCCGAAAAACCATCCTTGGAATTCCGATGGGGAAATCCTTTTCCAAACCCTTCGATTCCTTTCCCCTTGACAATCTGCCTAAATTCCAAATTCTGACAGGGAAGCTTGATAAAGGTGCTTTTGGATGAACAAAACCCAAATCGGGAACTTACTTCTCGTGCTTTTTTTGGGACTGATGGCGGGAGCTGTGGCAGGAGTGGTCCTTGACCGACTTCTTGGTACGAACTACCTCTCTCGGTATTTGTTTGAATCACCAGTATCACTTGAGCTTTACATAATTAAAGTCGAGTTCCAGCTAACCCCTGCAAGTATCGTTGGTCTTGTAGCGTCTGGATATCTCGCACTAAAAAAGGGGTAACTATGTCAGTAATTTCAATGAAGAGTCTGCTAGAAGCAGGCGTACACTTCGGTCACCAAACACGTCGTTGGAATCCAAAAATGAGTCCTTATGTTTATACGGCTCGTAATGGAATTCACATCATTGACCTTCAAAAAACAGTTCAAAAAACAAAAGAAGCTTATGATGCTTTGAAAAAACTTACCGGTCAAGGTAAGAAAGTTCTTTTTGTGGGAACTAAAAAACAAGCTCGTGGCGCTATCGAAAGAGCAGCACAAGCATGTAACATGTATTATGTTTCTAACCGTTGGTTAGGTGGTCTTCTTACTAACTGGAACACAGTGAAAAAGTCAATTGCTCGTTTGAAAAGACTAGAGCAAATGGAAGAGAACAATTCCTTCGAACAAGAAGCTAGAACTAAAAAAGAAGCTCTTTCACTGAAACGTGAGTTAGAGAAACTCCGCCAAACACTTGGTGGAATTAAAGA
This genomic interval carries:
- a CDS encoding glycoside hydrolase family 15 protein, which produces MKNHKYNSGIIGNGSYIAHINTKAEIVWLCWPNFDSSPIFGSLLDKNCGYFSILPDSNIISTSQVYLENTNILRTEIVTETGSFAVLDFAPRYYQNGILHSKRNLYRKIIPLTGDVKVKFQLNLTYSYGKENLKPRVNSEGILYQTNDFQVHLTSNVSLNQILKENYFLLNQNIYLALFESIPTDILLGDFIESEFNKTKYYWQNWVKHCSIPIFAQKQQIRSALCLKLHQFQETGAIIASSTTSLPEAPFAGRNWDYRFCWLRDGFYTLLALTNLGQFEELEMYSQYISNLTPTAEGRYQPLYSIFGENLLEEQILELEGYLGNKPVRIGNSAYTHKQNDAYGQILLSLLPLYIDERIPEKNRFHNLGLVKNILEQIELTMEEPDAGLWEFRNFSQKHCYTYLFHWIGAKAAKEISLKSGRPDLIEKSEILLEQAATNIEKCYDKELGCYTQAQGRKDLDASLLQLITLGYLDPKSEKAKSHIAAIEKTLKTENGFMYRYLHQDDFGKPETTFLVCTFWYIEALACMSRLEEAIQLFDFVCEHANHVGLFSEDIESKSGNQWGNFPQTYSHVGLVNAARKISQKKSETLFW
- a CDS encoding bifunctional alpha,alpha-trehalose-phosphate synthase (UDP-forming)/trehalose-phosphatase, with protein sequence MRLILVSNRLPVQWDGTPNVGGLATGLSSFLSHWKSLGNEVVWVGWPGKSIPEKEQKSYAKKMREEHGTIPVFLKQKLADSFYNGFCNKTLWPLFHYFTAHCEYSDTTFDSYEEANIEFAKTVEAIYEPGDWVWVHDYHLFLLPGILRNLFPNITLSFFLHIPFPTFEIFRLLPERFRTKILTGVLGADLIGFHTQSYTQYFLRSLLRCLGIENERGIIYYKNHLTKTGAYPMGINVENFIKYSNSKECDTIANEINKNHKNLKQILSVDRLDYTKGVLQRLNAFELFLKKNPNWLKKCKFVLVLVPSRTDVSSYQSMKKAIDEKVGAINGSFGTLDWTPILYQYKGFPFEELVPLYKNTHVMLVTPFRDGMNLVAKEFLVSQNGGMLVLSEMAGASAELPEAILVNPNDLNGMANAIREAIEMEEKEIHLRNQIMINRLSENSVMEWAKKIFTDTEEHAKKNLTFQTKSISPSSHLLLPINNHPIFIIFDYDGTLVPFESLPHLAVPKKELLESLETLLKIPTISLAIISGRDRKFLETHFQSLPIHLVAEHGAWHRAPYGEKWNSLFTSNLDWKEQIKSHLDEFTKRVPGSFTEEKEFSLVWHFRNADPDIGLNAAREMLDELSQISSNTGFFVQRGNKIIEVREYGTGKGKAAKQILPNAELNVFVFGDDTTDEDMFRELPDSAISVKIGKSETIAKYRFNQPSEVQIWIHNLISHLTRNTNEKS
- a CDS encoding DUF6790 family protein, which gives rise to MGYVIYIAVVMFLAPLCCVLGEIYFRSGVSKTFDITWKWLIFWAIGIRLFSAGISQVSNPTFTAGILQLPESAHIIIRELGFANLLMGGLAVLSLVFPSLRIAATMGGLYLGAAGILHIIRGLDHVNFKEATALISDIWAFIIVLGFYLYNFIPYLREKT
- a CDS encoding TPM domain-containing protein, whose amino-acid sequence is MHYEVADMGQKIKFIIYVFCVIVFVFCEKKTVEGDTIFFSDKTSTLDPSYIKDKNEYLKNLKQNLNIDIRVLVVHSTVPHTIEDFSVAAFDQYKIGGDLNNGILVLLATEDRKLRITTGTGIELVVPDDIAAHIIKEMVVYLRQAELENAINIAIERLFDKANSVSWTIERNNIERISSNDLNKVFEFQGEYISKKKKP
- the rpsB gene encoding 30S ribosomal protein S2; amino-acid sequence: MSVISMKSLLEAGVHFGHQTRRWNPKMSPYVYTARNGIHIIDLQKTVQKTKEAYDALKKLTGQGKKVLFVGTKKQARGAIERAAQACNMYYVSNRWLGGLLTNWNTVKKSIARLKRLEQMEENNSFEQEARTKKEALSLKRELEKLRQTLGGIKDMAVVPEILFVIDPKKEEIAVSEAKKLGLKVFAVIDTNCDPEPIDYPIPGNDDAIRAISLFLDTMANAVLEGTGGEVIQTNFAEDMDAEQLALEYQGEYDESGKFIMDDELPPVAKDIPVDAEAAKKAAEAAAATATTEAPAEVKPDAEGKE